The following DNA comes from Spirulina major PCC 6313.
GCGATCGCGGCTCCCGATGGTGCGATCGCCCTCCAGGCCGAAGGCATCTGTCCGGGGGAAATTCTCACCGCCCCCCAAGGCACAGGCGGCTTTGGGTATGACCCGATTTTTTATGTTCCCGACGTGGGCCTCAGTTTCGCCCAAATGTCCGCCGCCCAAAAAGACGCAATCAGTCATCGAGGCCGCGCCTTTCAAACCCTCCTCGCCCAATGGTCAACCCTGCCCTTTTCTAAGTAACACAGCAGGCAAGGGACTTAATGGAGGTTAACTATTTAATCCGGTAATTGAAAAAGGCTCTAAACCTCTAGCGAGCAAGATGCTCGCATTACGGAATTACCGGATTATTTCCGTAAGTTTCATAAAGCCCCTTGTTGCTCAGGCTCACTGTGATGAGTCCGACGACAAACGCCAGCCGGATTTGACCACTTGCCGACTGCGGGCGATCACGAGGGCATCGTCGCCCACATCTTCGGTAACCGTCGAACCGGCCGCGATCGTCACCTGTTCCCCCAAAACCAAGGGCGCGACGAGGACAGAATTCGACCCCGTTTTACAGCCATTGCCGATAATGGTTTGGTGTTTGTTCACGCCGTCATAGTTGGCGGTGATTGTCCCTGCGCCGATGTTGACGCGATCGCCCAGGATTGCATTGCCCAGATAGGACAAATGGGCGATGTTCGTTTTCTCGCCCACCTGGGTCTGCTTCAGTTCGACAAAATTCCCAATCCGGCAGCCTTGGCCTAATTCCACATGACCCCGCAAATGGGCATAGGGGCCGATCCGCGTTGCCGCCGCCACGGTGCTATCGGTAATCACGGAATACATCACCGTCACATTCTCGCCAATCTGGCTATTTTCAATCAAACTGCTGGGGCCAATCCGACAGCCTGCGGCGATCACCGTGTTGCCCCGGAGATGGGTTTGGGGTTCGATCACCACATCGGGGGCAAGGGTGACCGTGTCGTCAATGGTGATGCTGTCGGGGTTAATCAAGGTCACGCCCGCCCGCATCCAATCGTCTTTAATCCGCCCTTGGAGCATATCGGCGGCCTGGGCTAGCTGACGGCGATCGTTAATCCCGGTAATTTCTTGGCTATCCTCCACATCAACGGCCATCACTTGCGCCATCATCGCAAACACATCCGTCAGGTAATATTCCTGTTGATCATTTTCGTTGGAAAGTTTGGGCAAAATGGCGGCCAGTTGGGGCCAGTGGAAGCAGTAGACCCCGGCATTGATGCGGGGGTTTTGGCGCTGGGCCTCGGTGCAGTCCCGGTCTTCGATGATCTGTTGAACGTAGTTTTCGCCATCGCAAAACACGCGCCCGTAGCCTTTGGGGTTGACGAGTTGGGCGGTGAGGAGGGTGGCGCTGTTGCGGTGGGTGCGGTGGGTCTGGAGGAGGGTGGCAATGGTTTCGGGGCGGAGGAGGGGCACGTCACCATTGAGGACGAGGAGATCATCGTCTAGATCTGCAAGGGGGCCGAGAAGTTGCTGGATGGCGTGGCCGGTGCCGAGTTGTTCGGATTGCTCGACGAATTCGATCCCCGGCAAATGCTCAAGGGTGGTGCGGACGCGATCGCTCTGATACCCCACGATCACCAATTGCCGCGTTGGTTCCACCGCACGACAACTTTGTAACACCCGTTCCACTAAACTTTTGCCGCCCAAGGTATGGAGTACCTTAGGTAAATCTGACTTCATGCGTGTGCCGCGCCCGGCTGCCAAAATTGCTACCGCTACCATAGTTTTATCAAGACGAAATTTTAGGTACTGTGAATTTAAATGATTCCAGGAATCATTCACCCCAGATCGGGGCATTGAGGGCGAGAACGACAGGAGCCGGGATGATCCGACCCGCTACCCATATTCCACCCTTGATCGCGATCGCTGCTGATGCGGAGGATTCCTGATCCCCACAGCAAAGACCGTTCCCATTGTCTTGAAAAATGGCCCAATCGCCTAATCATCGATGGCATATTCTGACCTATTGCGCCTGTCTCAAGGCCAACTCAACACCTTCACCCAATGTCCCCGCCGGTATCAATACACCTACCATGAGCAATTGGGACGGCCCCTTGATCCCAATCGCCAGGAGAGTTTGACCTGGGGAAGTCAGTTCCACACCCTGATGCAGCAGCGGGAGTTGGGGCTACCGGTGGAGGGGATGTTTGGGCCCGATGATCCCCTCGGTGTGACCTATCAGGCGTTGTTGGCGAAGCTGCCGGAACTGCGGGAGTCCGATCCGAATGTTGTCCGGGAGGCGGAACACCGCCGGGTTTTGCAGTGGCCCGATGTGGTGTTGACGGTGGTGTATGACCTGCTGCTGGTGACGGCACACGAGGCGACGATTCTGGACTGGAAGACCTATCGGGATCTGCCGCCTCGTGAACAGGTGGAGCAGAATTGGCAAACGAAGCTCTATCCCTATGTGTTGGCGGCTACGTCGGACTATACACCGGAACAGATTACGATGACCTATTGGATTGTGGGGGATGCGGAGAATGTGCGATCGCACACCTTCCCCTACAGCACCGCTGCTTATCTCGCCACCCAGAACGAACTTCGCCACATCGTTGCCCAGTTGCTCACCGCCGAGGAGCAGTACCGTAACGACAATGCTCCCTTTGCGCAAGTGCCGGAAGCGAAGGGCCTGTGTCGTCGTTGCCCCTTTGTCCAATGTTGCGAACGTCAAGAAACCACAACATTTGCCCCCACCCAATGGCGAGAAATGATTCATAATAGTCCAGATATCTGAAGCCTGTCGCTAGCATCTACGGCTTTTCTTCTCGGTTACGACGTTACGAAAGGGGCAAGGGCATTCCCATTGACCCAAAGCAGTGCGATCGCATCAGGAGCACGACTTCCCAAGCTCGACCCCCATTCGGCACGAGTAAAGCTTTAGATTTTGTTCAGTATCCAGAATTTTTAATGCCGGATACTGGTAATAAGAGAAGGATTATTTTTAGCTACTTACCCCTGCTCTTGCCGGACTACCCATGACCACTGCTCCCAATGACCTCAGAGTTCTGACCAGTCTGCAATTCATTAGTGCCCTGATCGCGATTCCGATCAGCTTCTTGATGGGAGTGCAAAAAATCGCCCTGATTGTACTTGGTGAGGCAGTCCAATCGGGCACAGACTTGATGACCAATGCGGCACTGCTGAACCAGGGTGCGATCGCCCTGCTCTCGGTGGTGACGTTTTGTATGGGCATTGTGGCCCTGTATCTCAGTCTGTCCATCCAGCACAATAACCTCCGCTTTGCCCTCTACGGCACGATGATCACCCAAGCAGTGCTCTGTGGTGCGGAGTTGGCGAAGTTTGGGTTGGGGGTGCGGGGGAATTTACTAACGATTTTGCTGGCGATCGCAATTTTGGGGTATCTCTACAAACCCCAGTGGGCCAGCATTGCCAAAAGTTTTCGCCAAGGCACATTCCGTTTTCCTCAATCCCTGCAACTCGACTCTGCCCAACCCAATCCCCCCCAGGTTCCCACCACCAGCGAGCCCCTTGATCCCGAACTTGCCCAACAGAATGATTAGCGTGGAGCGTTTCACCCGATGGAAATCCCGGCTTGGTTAATCATCGCGGGGGTGGGGATTGCGATCGCCGGCAGCATGAGTCGGCTTTCCCTGCGGGATGTCCAGTGGTTCATGCGCCTGCGCCGTCCCCCTTGGCTCACCTTTGAACGCTTCATTCCCCTGATTTGGATCACGATTTTAATTTGTGGCGGCTGGTCGGCCTATCTCGTTTGGCAAACCATCCCCGGCACGGCCCAGGCCTGGCAACTCATGGCCGGATATCTGTTGCTCGAAGTCGTCATTATGGCCTACACCCCGGTGATGTGTCGCTGTCGGCGGCTCCTCATTGGGGTTGCCATTGGGGGCTTTGGGGTCGTGGTGGGGGTGGGTTTAACCATTGTGACCTGGCCGATCTCCCCGTGGAGCGGTGGGTTACTCCTGCCCTATCTGCTCTGGAGTCCTATCGGCACTTGGGTGACCTGGAAAATGGTGGCCCTCAATCCCGGTCAAGGTTAGCCTTGTTTTGCCCCGATCCAGGGGGTGGTTTGCCCTAGAAACATCTAGCCGCATTCTGGGTACAAACTGATACAGTTCTTAACAAAGATACTCAGGAATCCGGAAACGGTTTAATCTAAAAACTGACTCAAAATACTTATTGAATTCGTTTAATCCATCGGCATTGCGCCACCTAAGACAAATCAATCAGGTGTAAACAGACCTAAACTTTCAGTCTGATCCGGTGGCTCACCCCACCGAACCACCGAGGCTGACGTTGATTGTTCCACTTGAGATTAAGCGGATTGTCATTAAATACACCTGTGTAAAACCGTGGATAGGAGATAACTGAGCAGACTATGACGATTACGGCAAGTGGTGGAAGTTCTCTAGCCCGCCCGCAACTATATCAAACGGTTCCCACGTCGGCGATCGCGCAGGCTGAACAACAAGACCGTTTCCCCGATATGCGGGAACTAGGCGAACTCAAGGCGTTTTTCGATTCTGGAAATAAGCGAATTGCGATCGCGCAAACCATTTCTCAAAACGCAGAAATTATCGTATCGCGGGCCGCCAACCGCATTTTTACCGGCGGCTCTCCCATGTCCTTTTTGGAAAAACCCCCCTCAGATGATGCCGAAATGAGTCCCGCCAGCGGCACGACTTCAGAAGGCGCAGACCCCGGCACGCTCACTTTCGTCGAAAGTGGCGGCGGCAACAGCGTCCTCGACAGCATCAAAAACCTGTTCTTGAGCACGGGGAATAAAATCGAAACGCCCACCGGGTTTCGCACCATTCCGATCAGCAAATACGGCCCCCGCAACATGCAAAAATCCCTGCGGGATTTGTCCTGGATGTTGCGCTATGTCACCTATGCGATCGTGGCCGGTGACCCGAATATCATCACGGTCAACGTGCGCGGGCTGCGGGAAATCATCGAGAACGCCTGTTCGAGTGCCGCTACGATCGTGGCGATCCAAGAAATGAAGGTAGCCGCTCGCAAATACTTCGCAACCGATGAAGATGCGATCGCCCTCGTCTCGGAATACTTTGACGTGGCGCTCACTGAGTTTAAAGCCCCCCTCCCCTCGGACAAACTCCGTCAGCGGGAATCGGCCGATCAGCAAGGCTTGCAACTGCCCCAAAGCTACTTCAACGCCGCCGAACGTCGTCAAAAGTTTGTCATGAAGCCCGGTCTCTCCGCCTTAGAAAAAGGTGCGATCATCAAGGCTGCCTATCGGCAAATCTTTGAGCGGGACATCACCCGTGCCTACAGCCAATCCATTTCCTACTTGGAATCCCAGGTCAAAAACGGCGATATTTCCATGAAGGAATTTGTGCGCCGGTTGGCAAAATCCCCCCTCTATCGCAAGCAGTTCTTTGAGCCGTTCATCAACAGCCGCGCTCTCGAACTCGCCTTCCGTCACATCCTCGGTCGGGGCCCCTCGTCCCGCGAAGAGGTGCAGAGTTATTTTGCGATCGTCTCCGCCGGTGGTTTAGGTGCGCTAGTGGATGCCCTTGTGGACTCCCAAGAATACTCTGACTATTTCGGGGAAGAAACCGTGCCGTACTTGCGCGGTCTGGGTCAAGAAGCCCAAGAATGCCGCAACTGGGGAATGCAGCAAGACCTGTTTAACTACAGTGCGCCCTTCCGCAAAGTGCCGCAATTCATCACCACCTTTGCGAAATACGAGCAGCCCTTACCGGATCAGCACGTCTACGGTGCTGGGAATGACCCGCTGGAAATCCAATTCGGGGCGATTTTCCCGAAGGAAACCCGCAACCCCAACACCCGTCCGTCACCCTTCGGTAAGGATACCCGCCGGATTCTGATCCACCGCGGCCCGGCCACCAATAGCCAAGTGAGCAATCCAGGCGCACGGGGTGAGTTCCCCGGTAGCCTTGGCGCGTCGGTGTTCCGCTTAGATCAGTTGCCCACTGGGAAGAAAGGCGTTAGTGTCAAATATTCCGAAAGCAGCACCCAAAAATTCCTGAATGCGGCCTATCGCCAAGTGTTCGGTCGTGAACTCTATGCGGGTCAACGTTTGACGGTGGCGGAGATTAAGCTGGAAAACGGCGACATCACCGTGCGCGAGTTCATCAAGGCCCTCGCGAAGTCGGAAGTGTTCCGCAGTCTCTATTGGTCGTCGATGTATGTCTGTAAGTCGGTGGAATATATTCACCGCCGCCTGTTGGGTCGTCCGACCTATGGCCGTCAGGAAATCAACGCCTATTTTGATATCTGCGCCAAGCAAGGTTTCTATGCCTTGATTGATGCGATCGTTGATAG
Coding sequences within:
- the glmU gene encoding bifunctional UDP-N-acetylglucosamine diphosphorylase/glucosamine-1-phosphate N-acetyltransferase GlmU, which gives rise to MVAVAILAAGRGTRMKSDLPKVLHTLGGKSLVERVLQSCRAVEPTRQLVIVGYQSDRVRTTLEHLPGIEFVEQSEQLGTGHAIQQLLGPLADLDDDLLVLNGDVPLLRPETIATLLQTHRTHRNSATLLTAQLVNPKGYGRVFCDGENYVQQIIEDRDCTEAQRQNPRINAGVYCFHWPQLAAILPKLSNENDQQEYYLTDVFAMMAQVMAVDVEDSQEITGINDRRQLAQAADMLQGRIKDDWMRAGVTLINPDSITIDDTVTLAPDVVIEPQTHLRGNTVIAAGCRIGPSSLIENSQIGENVTVMYSVITDSTVAAATRIGPYAHLRGHVELGQGCRIGNFVELKQTQVGEKTNIAHLSYLGNAILGDRVNIGAGTITANYDGVNKHQTIIGNGCKTGSNSVLVAPLVLGEQVTIAAGSTVTEDVGDDALVIARSRQVVKSGWRLSSDSSQ
- a CDS encoding PD-(D/E)XK nuclease family protein, translating into MAYSDLLRLSQGQLNTFTQCPRRYQYTYHEQLGRPLDPNRQESLTWGSQFHTLMQQRELGLPVEGMFGPDDPLGVTYQALLAKLPELRESDPNVVREAEHRRVLQWPDVVLTVVYDLLLVTAHEATILDWKTYRDLPPREQVEQNWQTKLYPYVLAATSDYTPEQITMTYWIVGDAENVRSHTFPYSTAAYLATQNELRHIVAQLLTAEEQYRNDNAPFAQVPEAKGLCRRCPFVQCCERQETTTFAPTQWREMIHNSPDI
- a CDS encoding TspO/MBR family protein — encoded protein: MEIPAWLIIAGVGIAIAGSMSRLSLRDVQWFMRLRRPPWLTFERFIPLIWITILICGGWSAYLVWQTIPGTAQAWQLMAGYLLLEVVIMAYTPVMCRCRRLLIGVAIGGFGVVVGVGLTIVTWPISPWSGGLLLPYLLWSPIGTWVTWKMVALNPGQG
- a CDS encoding phycobilisome rod-core linker polypeptide, with the translated sequence MTITASGGSSLARPQLYQTVPTSAIAQAEQQDRFPDMRELGELKAFFDSGNKRIAIAQTISQNAEIIVSRAANRIFTGGSPMSFLEKPPSDDAEMSPASGTTSEGADPGTLTFVESGGGNSVLDSIKNLFLSTGNKIETPTGFRTIPISKYGPRNMQKSLRDLSWMLRYVTYAIVAGDPNIITVNVRGLREIIENACSSAATIVAIQEMKVAARKYFATDEDAIALVSEYFDVALTEFKAPLPSDKLRQRESADQQGLQLPQSYFNAAERRQKFVMKPGLSALEKGAIIKAAYRQIFERDITRAYSQSISYLESQVKNGDISMKEFVRRLAKSPLYRKQFFEPFINSRALELAFRHILGRGPSSREEVQSYFAIVSAGGLGALVDALVDSQEYSDYFGEETVPYLRGLGQEAQECRNWGMQQDLFNYSAPFRKVPQFITTFAKYEQPLPDQHVYGAGNDPLEIQFGAIFPKETRNPNTRPSPFGKDTRRILIHRGPATNSQVSNPGARGEFPGSLGASVFRLDQLPTGKKGVSVKYSESSTQKFLNAAYRQVFGRELYAGQRLTVAEIKLENGDITVREFIKALAKSEVFRSLYWSSMYVCKSVEYIHRRLLGRPTYGRQEINAYFDICAKQGFYALIDAIVDSQEYTEAFGEDTLPYERYVTPAGMQMRMARPGALKPDFATQVTAETTPRFIELGQVAANRTAPDVNFRVNQGVTAQRQQTKVFKLTNLNDKVALKNAIAAAYRQIFERDLAPYVIQTQFTALESKLGNGEITVKEFIEGLGRSELYLKEFYTPYPNTKVIELGTKHFLGRAPLNQKEIQTYNQILATQGISAFIGAMVNGMEYLQLFGEDTVPYRRFPTLPAANFPNTEKLYNKLTKQDSEVVVPSFEPVGIR